A single region of the Archangium lipolyticum genome encodes:
- a CDS encoding TetR/AcrR family transcriptional regulator yields MKNDSLSERRPRGRPRGFDSSRALDQALEVFWRLGYEGASIADLTEAMGITPPSLYAAFGSKAELYRQVLARYRASQGASPPRALTEEPTARAAMERVLREAARGFSSREHPRGCMISTAVLACAEENQPVAEHVATLRADALAALRTRIEQGIAEGELPAGTDAAALARYFGALIQGMSVQALDGASEAELLALVEIAMRAWDKVAQKASTPRKKP; encoded by the coding sequence ATGAAAAACGACTCTCTCTCGGAACGGCGCCCGCGTGGGCGCCCTCGCGGCTTCGACAGCTCGAGGGCACTCGACCAGGCCCTGGAGGTGTTCTGGAGGCTGGGGTACGAGGGCGCGTCGATCGCCGACCTCACCGAGGCGATGGGCATCACCCCCCCCAGCCTCTATGCCGCGTTCGGGTCCAAGGCCGAGCTCTACCGGCAGGTGCTCGCGCGTTACCGGGCCAGCCAGGGCGCATCCCCACCCCGCGCACTCACCGAGGAGCCCACCGCCCGCGCCGCCATGGAGCGGGTCCTGCGCGAGGCCGCCAGGGGCTTCTCCAGCCGGGAGCACCCGCGCGGATGCATGATCTCGACGGCGGTCCTGGCATGTGCGGAAGAGAACCAGCCGGTCGCCGAGCATGTCGCCACCCTGAGAGCGGATGCGCTGGCGGCGCTCCGCACCCGCATCGAGCAAGGCATCGCCGAGGGGGAGCTGCCGGCCGGAACGGACGCGGCGGCACTCGCTCGATATTTTGGTGCCCTCATCCAGGGCATGTCGGTGCAGGCACTGGATGGCGCGAGCGAGGCCGAGCTCCTCGCGCTCGTGGAGATCGCGATGCGGGCCTGGGACAAGGTGGCCCAGAAGGCATCGACGCCACGAAAGAAGCCATGA
- a CDS encoding serine hydrolase domain-containing protein yields MYSAIATALVAVSLAQSPATPPDVSEERALVARLDGVIDRAIAEKRIVGTVVLVAKDGKVVYRRAAGFADREAGRPMRENELFRLASMSKPLVSAAALALVDQHKLTLEDPVTKWIPTFRPKLADGREPVITVRHLLTHTSGLTYGFMESEQGPYHRAGVSDGLDGSEVTLEENLRRIASVPLSFEPGKRWNYSVATDVLGAVVARAGGAPLPRVVERLVTGPLGMSDTGFSVKDVKRLATPYADGQPEPVRMGQDQVVVYNGVGVRFAPGRALNPRAFPSGGAGMVGTAGDFLKFLETLRKGGAPVLAESTVRQLSTAQVGPEAETQGPGWGFGFVGAVLVDPAKTRTPQSAGTYQWGGAYGHNWFVDPQRRLTVVALTNTAFEGMSGAFTVSVRDAIYGAGN; encoded by the coding sequence ATGTATTCTGCCATCGCCACCGCCCTGGTGGCCGTCAGCCTCGCTCAGTCTCCCGCCACTCCCCCCGACGTCTCCGAGGAGCGCGCCCTCGTGGCGCGTCTGGACGGGGTCATCGATCGAGCGATCGCGGAGAAGCGCATCGTTGGGACGGTCGTCCTCGTCGCGAAGGACGGCAAGGTCGTCTACCGGCGGGCCGCCGGTTTCGCGGATCGCGAGGCGGGGCGTCCCATGCGGGAGAACGAGCTGTTCCGCCTGGCGTCCATGTCCAAGCCGCTCGTCTCCGCGGCGGCGCTCGCGCTGGTGGACCAGCACAAGCTTACGCTGGAGGATCCGGTCACGAAGTGGATTCCGACCTTCCGGCCGAAGCTGGCGGATGGCCGCGAGCCCGTCATCACGGTGCGCCATCTGCTGACCCATACCTCGGGCCTGACCTACGGCTTCATGGAGTCCGAGCAGGGGCCGTATCACCGGGCCGGGGTCTCCGATGGCCTGGACGGGTCCGAGGTCACCTTGGAGGAGAACCTTCGCAGGATCGCCTCGGTGCCGCTGTCGTTCGAGCCGGGGAAGCGCTGGAACTACTCCGTGGCGACGGACGTTCTGGGCGCGGTCGTCGCCCGGGCCGGGGGGGCGCCGCTGCCCCGGGTGGTCGAGCGGCTCGTCACCGGACCACTGGGGATGTCGGACACGGGCTTCAGCGTGAAGGACGTGAAGCGGCTCGCGACGCCGTACGCGGACGGACAGCCGGAGCCGGTGCGCATGGGCCAGGACCAGGTGGTGGTCTACAACGGCGTTGGGGTCCGCTTCGCCCCCGGTCGAGCCTTGAACCCGCGTGCCTTCCCGTCTGGAGGGGCGGGCATGGTGGGAACGGCGGGCGACTTCCTGAAGTTCCTGGAGACGTTGCGCAAGGGCGGCGCGCCGGTGTTGGCGGAGTCCACCGTGCGGCAACTGAGCACCGCGCAGGTGGGCCCGGAGGCCGAGACCCAAGGGCCTGGCTGGGGCTTCGGCTTCGTGGGGGCGGTGCTCGTCGACCCGGCGAAGACGCGCACCCCGCAGTCGGCGGGGACCTACCAGTGGGGCGGAGCCTATGGCCACAACTGGTTCGTGGATCCGCAGCGCCGCCTGACGGTCGTGGCGCTCACCAACACGGCCTTCGAGGGGATGTCGGGAGCCTTCACCGTCTCCGTGCGTGACGCCATCTACGGCGCCGGCAACTGA
- a CDS encoding alpha/beta fold hydrolase, with translation MSERMVRAGDVDLWSEALGDPFNPPVLLIMGANASAMSWPDELVRLLVSRGLYVIRYDHRDTGRSTCRDFAGHPYSLEDLASDAVAVLDGHGIQAAHVVGLSMGCSLGQVLALDHRERLRTLTLLLGAALDVDFVGNLRRALAGEPSPDGLPTPDPRVLAEMGRLSTPCAEREAELDRRVAIWSALAGDALPFDAAEFRRYEERVMEHAGTLVQPTAHALATPVALSRGAELRQVTTPTLVLQAPRDPLNPPPHGRHLAELIPGARLAEIPGMGHALPRVIHERLAELICAQASNG, from the coding sequence ATGTCCGAGCGGATGGTGCGTGCGGGAGATGTCGATCTTTGGAGCGAGGCCCTGGGTGACCCATTCAATCCCCCGGTGCTGCTCATCATGGGAGCGAACGCCTCCGCGATGTCGTGGCCGGACGAGCTCGTGCGGCTCCTGGTCTCGCGAGGCCTCTACGTCATTCGCTATGACCACCGTGACACGGGCCGATCGACCTGCCGGGACTTCGCCGGGCATCCCTACTCGCTCGAGGATCTCGCGAGCGACGCCGTCGCCGTGCTGGACGGCCATGGCATCCAGGCCGCTCATGTGGTGGGTCTATCCATGGGATGCTCTCTCGGCCAGGTGCTGGCACTCGATCACCGCGAACGCCTGCGGACGTTGACGCTCCTCCTCGGCGCCGCGCTCGATGTCGATTTCGTGGGCAACCTCCGGCGAGCGCTCGCGGGCGAGCCCTCTCCCGATGGACTGCCAACCCCGGACCCGCGTGTGCTCGCGGAGATGGGAAGGCTCTCGACACCGTGCGCGGAGCGCGAGGCGGAGCTCGATCGGCGCGTGGCCATCTGGTCGGCGCTGGCCGGCGATGCCCTGCCTTTCGATGCCGCCGAGTTCAGGCGTTACGAGGAGCGAGTGATGGAGCACGCGGGCACCCTCGTGCAACCTACCGCCCACGCCCTGGCGACGCCCGTGGCGCTGTCACGAGGCGCCGAGTTGCGGCAGGTGACCACGCCGACGCTGGTGCTCCAGGCGCCCAGGGATCCGCTCAACCCGCCACCGCACGGGCGACACCTCGCCGAACTGATTCCCGGGGCCCGGCTGGCGGAGATACCCGGGATGGGTCACGCGCTGCCCCGCGTGATTCACGAGAGACTGGCCGAACTCATCTGCGCGCAGGCCAGT
- a CDS encoding AlbA family DNA-binding domain-containing protein → MSLPVGGEECRMLQLASRPGPDFLMESSNDDYDTWEGLLELVADGVTESTHLDFKRDAYANPQKPKEKQEEDKDELRRDATALANSGGGVLLIGVEEDANGRAGAVPGIPQPLKQESWARDVLSRFVEPPFTRSALEVRTLFDPQDETRGVVIVRVSGCEPGLPYAVEGKGDVPLDFWIRADKSKRRMPYLQLRASFRGDITDVTSQSLDAQAISEVRKLGHSLKVARGDLSKSVELLEQLRFYAVEHGHGYSDRVRSEVMQAAGEALHHSRAGISPIVARLAIDIIDEALPFFHMRYPSGREVLETERDLLRQAAAYGWELAYDGAKYLKDLRIISPGSHLLGIILRIAYLNGLDDLQDQILDELRTLREISEERGLLDAVRVLDYQRDQGLEDPDGPGIDIPKGLGWAILGHEGPDEDDDEDDDDA, encoded by the coding sequence ATGTCCTTGCCGGTCGGCGGAGAAGAGTGTCGGATGCTCCAGTTGGCCTCAAGACCGGGTCCTGACTTCTTGATGGAATCTTCCAACGACGACTACGACACCTGGGAGGGGCTGCTCGAATTGGTAGCGGACGGAGTCACCGAGAGCACGCACCTCGATTTCAAGCGCGATGCCTACGCGAACCCGCAGAAGCCCAAGGAGAAGCAGGAGGAGGACAAGGACGAGCTCCGACGTGATGCCACCGCATTGGCGAACAGCGGGGGCGGTGTCCTGCTGATTGGCGTGGAGGAGGACGCGAATGGCAGAGCCGGAGCCGTCCCTGGGATACCGCAACCACTCAAGCAGGAGAGCTGGGCAAGAGACGTCCTCAGCCGGTTCGTCGAGCCGCCCTTCACCCGCTCAGCACTCGAGGTGAGAACCCTCTTCGATCCGCAGGATGAGACCCGAGGCGTCGTCATCGTTCGAGTCTCGGGCTGCGAGCCTGGCCTCCCGTATGCCGTTGAGGGCAAGGGTGATGTGCCGCTGGATTTCTGGATCCGCGCGGACAAATCCAAGCGACGGATGCCGTACTTGCAATTACGGGCAAGCTTCCGCGGCGACATCACGGATGTCACGAGTCAGAGCCTTGATGCACAGGCCATCTCGGAAGTGCGAAAGCTCGGACACTCGTTGAAGGTAGCGCGTGGGGATCTTTCCAAATCAGTGGAATTGCTCGAACAACTGCGGTTCTACGCTGTGGAACATGGCCATGGATACAGCGATCGTGTCCGAAGCGAGGTCATGCAGGCAGCAGGAGAGGCACTGCACCATTCACGCGCGGGTATCTCTCCGATTGTCGCGCGGCTGGCCATCGACATCATCGACGAGGCGCTGCCCTTCTTCCACATGCGCTACCCCTCTGGCAGAGAAGTGCTTGAGACAGAGCGCGACCTTCTCCGGCAAGCCGCCGCATATGGGTGGGAACTTGCGTACGACGGAGCGAAGTACCTCAAGGATCTCCGAATCATCAGCCCTGGCAGCCACCTGCTGGGCATCATTCTACGGATCGCGTATTTGAACGGTCTAGACGATCTCCAGGATCAGATTCTCGATGAACTGAGGACCCTCAGGGAGATCTCGGAGGAGCGCGGGCTGCTCGATGCAGTCCGGGTCCTGGACTATCAACGAGATCAAGGTCTAGAGGATCCCGACGGTCCGGGTATCGACATACCCAAAGGCTTGGGGTGGGCAATCCTTGGACACGAAGGTCCGGACGAAGATGACGACGAAGATGACGATGACGCTTGA